One Tursiops truncatus isolate mTurTru1 chromosome 3, mTurTru1.mat.Y, whole genome shotgun sequence DNA segment encodes these proteins:
- the LOC101319236 gene encoding protocadherin alpha-2-like encodes MVSSKSRGGEVGCLLLSLLLLAAGEARSSQVHYSVPEEAKHGTFVGRIAQDLGLELAELVPRLFRLASKGRGDLLEVNLQNGILFVNSRIDREELCGRSVECSIHLEVIVDRPLQVFHVEVEIKDINDNPPVFPVTVKTIRFHESRLLDSRFPLEGAFDADVGVNALLSYKLSSSEFFFLDIQTNDELSQSLSLVLRKSLDREETAEINLLLVATDRGKPELTGTVQLLIKVLDVNDNEPTFDQSVYKVQLLENIAKGSLVIKLNSSDADEGSNSEIVYSFSSDVSPNIKTKFKIDPSSGEIRTKGQLDYEEVKSYEIQVIAYDNGTPPMSGHCKISVKLVDINDNTPEVSITSLSLPIREDAPLGTVIALITVSDRDSGANGQVTCTLTPHDFFKLVSTFKNYYSLVLDSALDRENLANYEVVVKARDAGSPSLSATASVSVEVADVNDNAPAFAQPEYTVLVKENNPPGCHIFTVSARDADAQENALVSYSLVERRVGERALSSYVSVHAESGKVYALQPLDHEELELLQFQVSARDAGVPPLGSNVTLQVFVLDENDNAPALLLPGPGGGAGALSQLVARSVGAGHVVAKVRAVDADSGYNAWLLYELQPVAGGARSPFRVGLYTGEISTTRALDEADAPRHRLLVLVKDHGEPALTATATVLLSLEDSGQAPKASSRASTGAAGAEAALVDVNVYLIIAICAVSSLLVLTLLLYTALRCSAPPSEGACGPGKPTLVCSSAVGSWSYSQQRRQRVCSGEGPPKADLMAFSPSLPQGPDSAEERQQLSESEQFGKVSLLIFFSVGSEIVLFSLFSMILLIFKNNYYWSTVVLQRCVSLHCTTK; translated from the coding sequence ATGGTGTCTTCTAAGAGTAGGGGCGGAGAGGTCGGGTGTCTGCTGCTCTCGCTTCTGCTCCTCGCTGCAGGGGAGGCCAGGAGCAGCCAGGTCCACTACTCCGTCCCCGAGGAGGCCAAACACGGCACCTTCGTGGGCCGCATCGCCCAGGACCTGGGGCTGGAGCTGGCGGAGCTGGTGCCGCGCCTGTTCCGGCTGGCGTCCAAAGGCCGCGGGGACCTTCTGGAGGTAAATCTGCAGAATGGCATTTTGTTTGTGAATTCTCGGATCGACCGGGAGGAGCTGTGCGGGCGGAGCGTGGAGTGCAGCATCCACCTGGAGGTGATCGTGGACCGGCCGCTGCAGGTGTTCCATGTGGAGGTGGAAATAAAGGATATTAATGACAATCCGCCAGTATTTCCAGTGACAGTAAAGACTATCCGGTTTCACGAATCGAGGCTGCTTGACTCGCGGTTTCCTCTAGAGGGGGCGTTTGATGCAGATGTCGGAGTAAATGCTCTTCTCTCCTACAAGCTCAGCTCCAGTGAGTTTTTCTTTCTAGATATACAGACAAATGATGAACTAAGCCAGTCTTTGTCTCTTGTGCTGAGGAAATCTCTGGACAGAGAGGAAACTGCTGAGATTAATTTGTTACTGGTGGCTACTGATAGGGGCAAACCTGAGCTCACAGGCACCGTTCAATTGCTTATTAAGGTATTAGATGTGAATGACAACGAACCTACTTTTGACCAATCAGTTTACAAAGTACAATTGTTAGAGAACATCGCAAAGGGATCCTTGGTGATTAAATTAAATTCTTCTGATGCAGATGAAGGATCAAACAGCGAGATTGTGTATTCATTTAGTAGTGATGTGTCCCCCAATATAAAGACCAAGTTCAAAATAGATCCCAGCTCAGGGGAAATCAGAACTAAGGGACAATTAGATTACGAAGAAGTGAAATCTTATGAGATTCAAGTCATTGCGTATGACAACGGGACTCCACCAATGTCTGGGCACTGTAAAATTTCAGTAAAACTTGTGGACATCAATGATAACACACCAGAAGTCTCAATCACGTCTCTTTCACTTCCCATCCGAGAGGATGCTCCGCTGGGAACAGTCATCGCCCTCATCACGGTGTCTGACCGCGACTCCGGTGCCAACGGGCAGGTGACCTGCACCCTGACCCCCCATGACTTCTTCAAACTGGTGTCCACGTTCAAGAATTACTATTCGCTGGTGCTGGACAGCGCCCTGGATCGCGAGAACCTGGCGAACTATGAGGTGGTGGTAAAAGCACGGGACGCGGGCTCGCCTTCCCTGTCGGCCACAGCCAGCGTGTCCGTGGAGGTGGCCGACGTGAACGACAACGCGCCCGCGTTCGCGCAGCCCGAGTACACGGTGTTGGTGAAGGAGAACAACCCGCCCGGCTGCCACATCTTCACGGTGTCGGCTCGGGACGCGGACGCGCAGGAGAATGCGCTGGTGTCCTACTCGCTGGTGGAGCGGCGGGTGGGCGAGCGAGCGCTGTCGAGCTACGTGTCGGTGCACGCGGAGAGCGGCAAGGTGTACGCGCTGCAGCCGCTGGACCACGAggagctggagctgctgcagTTCCAGGTGAGCGCGCGCGACGCGGGCGTGCCGCCTCTGGGCAGCAACGTGACGCTGCAGGTGTTCGTGCTGGACGAGAACGACAACGCGCCCGCGCTGTTGCTGCCCGGGccgggcggcggggcgggcgcgCTGAGCCAGCTGGTGGCTCGGTCGGTGGGCGCGGGCCACGTGGTGGCGAAGGTGCGCGCGGTGGACGCGGATTCGGGCTACAACGCGTGGCTGTTGTACGAGCTGCAGCCGGTGGCGGGTGGCGCGCGCAGCCCGTTCCGCGTGGGGCTGTACACAGGCGAGATCAGCACGACGCGCGCCCTGGACGAGGCGGACGCACCGCGCCATCGCCTGCTGGTGCTGGTGAAGGACCACGGCGAGCCGGCGCTGACGGCCACGGCCACCGTGCTGCTGTCGCTGGAGGACAGCGGTCAGGCGCCCAAGGCCTCTTCGCGGGCGTCGACGGGCGCCGCTGGCGCGGAGGCCGCTCTGGTGGATGTGAACGTGTACCTGATCATCGCCATCTGCGCGGTGTCCAGCCTGTTGGTGCTCACGCTGCTGCTGTACACGGCGCTGCGGTGCTCGGCGCCGCCCAGCGAGGGCGCGTGCGGGCCCGGGAAGCCCACGCTGGTGTGCTCCAGCGCGGTGGGGAGCTGGTCTTACTCGCAGCAGAGGCGGCAGAGGGTGTGCTCTGGGGAGGGGCCGCCGAAGGCAGATCTCATGGCCTTCAGCCCCAGCTTACCTCAAGGTCCAGACTCAGCAGAAGAAAGGCAACAACTCTCGGAATCAGAACAGTTCGGAAAGGtgagtcttttaatttttttttctgtcggCTCTGaaattgttctattttctttgttctctatgattctattaatttttaaaaataattattattggaGTACGGttgttttacaacgttgtgttagcctccactgcacaacaaaatga